AAGAACACCACCGAGGGGATCAACACGGCCGCATTCGGACTAGGTCTGAAGAAAGGAGATGTCGTCGTCACCACGGATGCGGAACACAACTCCAATCATGTCCCTTGGTTGAAGCTAAGGGACACGGTAGGTATCGAGCGCCGTTTCTCCAAGTCGGGGAACACGGGTGAGTTCGATATCGAGTCCTTCAAATCCTGCATGGATAAGAGGGTGAAAGTTGTATCCGTCCAACACTCCAACAATGTCACCGGCTGCTCTGTGCCAGTCAAGGCTGTCACGGAGATCGCTCACGACTACGGGGCCACCGTTATCATCGACGGTGCTCAAGCCGCTCCGCACATGCCTGTGGACCTCAAGAAGATCGATGCGGACATCTACTGTTTCTCCATGCACAAGATGCTCGGACCCTCGGGAATGGGTGTGATGTACGGCAAGAGAGAGGTCCTCGAGAGGATGCAGCCCCTGACCCTGGGAGGAGGCACAGTGGGTTTGGCCACTTATGAGGATGTCACCCTTGCGCCCATTCCGGACAGGTTCGAGGCAGGTCTCCTGAACTATGCCGGGATCATCGGGACGAAAGCGGCATTAGAGTATCTCTCCAAAGTCGGGATGGACAACGTGGAGAAATGGGACACCGAGCTCATGAAGAGAGCGATGGGCAATCTGGAGGATATCAAGGGACTCCATTACGTCGGCCCCGAGCAGCCCGGCAAGAGGTGCGGAGTCCTGTCGTTCAACATAGACGGTCTGGTATCCCATGACATCGCCATGATGCTCGACAGCATGTCCAACGTGATGATCCGCAGCGGAATGCACTGCGCACATCCCTTCTATGTCTCCAGGGCGGTCGACGGAAGCGCCAGAGCCTCCACTTATCTCTACAACACGCCTGAGGAGATGGACGTCTTCACATCCACGGTCAGGAAGATCGCCGAGACCTTCGGCGAGTGATCCTCTTAGCCTCATTCCATTGCAGACTGAAGCTTCCGCCGTATTCCGTCTCTGCGATATGCGTCCTATAACCGAACGACATCTCAACGAAGTGGTCGTGAACATACAGACTGTAGCCTTCCGGAAGAATCATCGTCCCATCCAGTATGAGCTCGTCACTGTTAGATGATTCGAATACGTCAAGCATGTATCCGATCCGTTCCACCAGATTGTCATCCATGGAACCGCGCTCCATTTCGTATATCCCTGATAATCCTCCGGCCACAGAGGCCAGGAGAACGATGCCTGATATGCACAGCACCACCCTTGACAGAGTGAATTCGATCATATCTCCTTGACCTCTACACCGTAATCGAACCCTCTCATCTCAAGGATCACATCACCGTAGAGCACAATGTCGTTCCCAAGGACCGGACTGTCCAGGATCACACGGTCCACCTGATTGTCCCCCATGTATACCCTGACTACATACCCCTCGTTCCCTCCGAGCATGATGTATCCGCCTGACGGGATGCTCAGGTCTATGTGCGTAGAGTAACCGCTCCCCTTGGCCCCCGTACGGTCTATCCAGTCCGCCAGATGTTCTGCTACGGTCGCCATCTCTCTGCGGTCGATATCCTGCTGTATGTTGTCCACCGCCATCACCATGGGCGGGACCATGAGGGAGATTATCAGGAAGGACACGGTGAGCTTGATGGGGAGACTGATTATCCCCTTGCAGTTCAACGCCATCTGATCAGCCCCTCCACCTGCTCCGAGTATTCGTTGTAGCCTGCCAGATATGCGGTTACGGTCAATCTTATCGTGTCCTTGGGATAGCTAGATAGTGTCCAGCCGCTTAACGTCGCCTTTCCGTCTCCGTCGGTGACGACATAATCCACGGGTCCGGAAACCTGCTTGTTGGAGATCACAACGCTGACCCCTTTCAGCGGCTCGTCGTTCTCATCCAGGACACATACGTGGATGTCCGGTATCTTTCCATCCTCTATCACTACGACATTCTCCTCTATTCCGAGGGAATGGATGTAATGCGGAGTATCGATGCCCCCCATCCACCCCATTATCACCGCACTGCCCATGGTCGCCACCATTATGACGATCATGAGCTGCAGCGGGAGACCCTCTATCCCTCCTCTCCTGTTACCTGCCAAATTCCAATGCAAATTGTCACCGGAAGATGATTTTTACGGAACAGAATAAAAGATATCGTGTAGAAGTCATGCTGACTTTCCGATCGGGACCCTTTCTAGAACGGTGTGCTTAGCACCCTTCGGGCCGAGCTCCGACCTCATGACGAGGACCTCATCACAGAGGAAGGATTGGAACTCCGAGTCGGAATACTTCTCGAGGAAACCGCTCACATCCGAGGGGCCTTTGCATCTTCCTACTGTGATGTGACTTTTGAAAGGCTTCTCGTCGAACTGTATGTTCGCAGCCTTGAGGATAGCTGATATCCTGTCCGCGATGCCCTTGAGGACACCCTCAGGCTTGGCACCGATCCATATGACGGACGGCCTGTTCGCGTTGGGGAAACAGCCTGCTCCGGCGATGGTCACTGTGAAGGGCTCCGTGGATGCCACAGCATCCTGGATGCATCTCACCACCTTCTTGGTCTTGCCGTCGTCGATGTCACCGATGAATCTCACGGTGATATGCATCTGAGAGATGGGCGATGCCTTCACATTCTGCATGCGGCCGACATCCTCGAGAACACCCTTCAGAACCGAAGGGTCCTTCACCGGTATGGAAAGGAACATCCTGATCTTCATTGGATCCTCTTCTTGACGTCTTCCAGAAGTCCCCTGCATCCTCTCTCGATGTCATCGTACGCCTTGTCGAAATCGAGAGTGAAGTAAGGGTCGTCGACTATGCCTCCGTCGGCGTAGTCCATAAGGAGTCTCACGGTGCAGCTTCCGGGATTGGGGCACATGGCGGCCATGTGGCGCATGTTCTGATAATCCATGCCGATAACGTAATCGTAATCAGTGAAGTCGCTGAGGACCAGCTGCCTGCTCCTCTTGCCGGCGCATGATATCCCGTGCCTCTTCAGCACCTCGGCAGAACGCCTGTCCACCGGATCGCCTATATGCTCTCCGCTGGTCCCTGCGGATGCGACATCGATCTTCCCGCCGAGCCCCTCTTTCTCGACCATGTCCTTGAAGACGAACTCGGCCAGTGGGCTGCGGCATATGTTCCCGTAACAGACGAAAAGGACGTTGACTAAGCACATGTGAACAATACCCCTAACAGACTAGCCATATAACACGATGACGATTTATATTGGAAC
The nucleotide sequence above comes from Methanomassiliicoccales archaeon LGM-RCC1. Encoded proteins:
- the thpR gene encoding RNA 2',3'-cyclic phosphodiesterase — encoded protein: MKIRMFLSIPVKDPSVLKGVLEDVGRMQNVKASPISQMHITVRFIGDIDDGKTKKVVRCIQDAVASTEPFTVTIAGAGCFPNANRPSVIWIGAKPEGVLKGIADRISAILKAANIQFDEKPFKSHITVGRCKGPSDVSGFLEKYSDSEFQSFLCDEVLVMRSELGPKGAKHTVLERVPIGKSA
- a CDS encoding cysteine desulfurase; protein product: MDMEPFRQDFPTIRKKVGIYLDSACQTLRPDKVIRSMDEYYEDYPACGGRSVHAMATKVSLAIDDTRSELASFFGTSDPECYVFTKNTTEGINTAAFGLGLKKGDVVVTTDAEHNSNHVPWLKLRDTVGIERRFSKSGNTGEFDIESFKSCMDKRVKVVSVQHSNNVTGCSVPVKAVTEIAHDYGATVIIDGAQAAPHMPVDLKKIDADIYCFSMHKMLGPSGMGVMYGKREVLERMQPLTLGGGTVGLATYEDVTLAPIPDRFEAGLLNYAGIIGTKAALEYLSKVGMDNVEKWDTELMKRAMGNLEDIKGLHYVGPEQPGKRCGVLSFNIDGLVSHDIAMMLDSMSNVMIRSGMHCAHPFYVSRAVDGSARASTYLYNTPEEMDVFTSTVRKIAETFGE
- a CDS encoding low molecular weight phosphotyrosine protein phosphatase, with translation MCLVNVLFVCYGNICRSPLAEFVFKDMVEKEGLGGKIDVASAGTSGEHIGDPVDRRSAEVLKRHGISCAGKRSRQLVLSDFTDYDYVIGMDYQNMRHMAAMCPNPGSCTVRLLMDYADGGIVDDPYFTLDFDKAYDDIERGCRGLLEDVKKRIQ
- a CDS encoding carboxypeptidase-like regulatory domain-containing protein, which produces MHWNLAGNRRGGIEGLPLQLMIVIMVATMGSAVIMGWMGGIDTPHYIHSLGIEENVVVIEDGKIPDIHVCVLDENDEPLKGVSVVISNKQVSGPVDYVVTDGDGKATLSGWTLSSYPKDTIRLTVTAYLAGYNEYSEQVEGLIRWR